Sequence from the Candidatus Hydrogenedentota bacterium genome:
GCGCTTGGTTTCATTCATGACGGGCCCGAAATGGACGTAGGCAAGGCCGCGTTCCAACGCGTAAGCGGCGGTGCGCACGATGACGCTTTCATACGCGTGGCACGTCGAGCGTAGCGTGCGATCGAACGCGCCGTGGATCATGCGGAGCCCATTTCCGGTCTTGACGAATGTATGGTACCCCACGACCTCGCTTCGTAGGCGCGCCACAATGTGGACCATTTCCGGCCGGTCGATACCGCATGTGCGCCTGACAATCCCGGGGAACAGCCCCTGAAACGGCGAATAGACGATGCTGCAATTCACCGTCGAGTCCATGCACGCCAGAAACCGGACCAGCACCCGGTCGGGGACTTGACCGGTCAGCACTTCCACTGCGCCGCCCT
This genomic interval carries:
- a CDS encoding GNAT family N-acetyltransferase; the protein is GGAVEVLTGQVPDRVLVRFLACMDSTVNCSIVYSPFQGLFPGIVRRTCGIDRPEMVHIVARLRSEVVGYHTFVKTGNGLRMIHGAFDRTLRSTCHAYESVIVRTAAYALERGLAYVHFGPVMNETKRRMMNDTRPCALYFYSRYSLVRLLFPPIFRRTKMQSPALLAFSGTCGPNKPFVSAQERQGSLR